Proteins from a single region of Allocatelliglobosispora scoriae:
- the scpB gene encoding SMC-Scp complex subunit ScpB encodes MADAAQMAADGQPDAESAEPAAEAEPAAESEAEPAAEYEDQSSEPAAGAGAEAEPAEPAAEAGAESESESGAGETGTPQATVPAQAAGESKAWTLGTTLEELRREEQPATTAEPTAALAAAIPSQLAAMDPAELRSALEAILLVVDEPVGEVMLAQVLEQPTDRVFDALIRLAESYTAENRGFELRRAAGGWRLYTREAYASYVERFILDGQSVRLTQAALETLSVVAYKQPVTRSRMSAIRGVNCDGVVRTLVSRGLIEECGAEPDSGAHLYRTTGLFLEKLGLDSLDQLPPLAPFLPDNVEELSDAST; translated from the coding sequence ATGGCGGACGCCGCGCAGATGGCGGCCGACGGGCAGCCGGATGCTGAGTCGGCGGAACCAGCGGCGGAGGCTGAGCCGGCTGCTGAGTCCGAGGCTGAACCGGCCGCTGAGTATGAGGATCAGTCGTCGGAACCGGCGGCGGGGGCTGGCGCTGAGGCTGAGCCGGCGGAACCAGCGGCTGAGGCTGGCGCTGAGTCTGAGTCTGAGTCTGGGGCGGGGGAGACCGGGACGCCGCAGGCGACGGTTCCCGCGCAGGCGGCGGGCGAGTCCAAGGCGTGGACCTTAGGAACAACTCTTGAAGAGTTGCGGCGGGAGGAGCAGCCCGCCACGACGGCGGAGCCCACGGCTGCGCTGGCCGCGGCGATCCCGTCGCAGCTCGCGGCGATGGACCCGGCCGAGCTGCGGTCCGCGCTGGAGGCGATCCTGCTCGTCGTCGACGAGCCCGTCGGCGAGGTCATGCTGGCCCAGGTCCTGGAGCAGCCCACCGACCGGGTCTTCGACGCCCTGATCCGGCTGGCCGAGTCCTACACCGCCGAGAACCGCGGCTTCGAGCTGCGCCGCGCCGCCGGTGGCTGGCGGCTCTACACCCGCGAGGCCTACGCGAGCTACGTCGAGCGCTTCATCCTCGACGGCCAGTCCGTCCGCCTGACCCAGGCCGCGCTGGAGACGCTCTCGGTCGTCGCCTACAAGCAGCCGGTGACCCGTTCGCGCATGTCGGCCATCCGAGGTGTCAACTGCGACGGCGTGGTGCGTACGCTGGTGAGCCGGGGCCTGATCGAGGAGTGCGGCGCGGAGCCCGATTCCGGTGCCCACCTCTACCGCACCACCGGCCTCTTCCTGGAGAAGCTGGGCCTCGACTCGCTCGACCAGCTGCCGCCGCTGGCGCCCTTCCTGCCTGACAACGTTGAGGAGCTCTCCGATGCATCCACGTGA
- a CDS encoding pseudouridine synthase, with product MLATAGVGSRRASEELIAAGRVTVDGRVAKLGDRADPATAEIHVDGARVIVDTRLVYLAMNKPRGVVSTMADEQGREALADYVTDLSIRVYHVGRLDADSEGLLLLTNDGKLAHKLMHPSFGVPKTYLAEVDGPLPRAVGRALQSGVELEDGPARVDSFKLIDALGKSALIEITLHEGRKHIVRRMLEAVGHPVNRLVRTAIGPIKLGDIRPGRTRRLNPAEVAALFKAVEQHDSGQLDRDIARNDRDFEIDDDVETPATR from the coding sequence GTGCTCGCCACGGCGGGGGTCGGTTCGCGGCGGGCCAGCGAGGAGCTGATCGCGGCGGGCCGGGTGACGGTCGACGGCCGGGTGGCGAAGCTCGGGGACCGGGCCGACCCGGCCACGGCGGAGATCCACGTCGACGGCGCCCGGGTGATCGTCGACACCCGCCTGGTCTACCTGGCGATGAACAAGCCCCGTGGCGTCGTCTCGACGATGGCCGACGAGCAGGGCCGCGAGGCGCTCGCCGACTATGTGACGGATCTGTCGATCCGGGTCTACCACGTGGGGCGGCTCGACGCGGACTCCGAGGGGCTGCTGCTGCTGACGAACGACGGCAAGTTGGCACACAAGCTCATGCACCCGTCGTTCGGCGTACCCAAGACGTATCTGGCCGAGGTGGACGGCCCGCTGCCCCGCGCGGTGGGCCGGGCCCTGCAGAGCGGGGTGGAGCTGGAGGACGGCCCGGCGCGGGTCGACAGCTTCAAGCTGATCGATGCCCTGGGTAAGTCGGCGCTGATCGAGATCACCCTGCACGAGGGGCGCAAGCACATCGTGCGGCGCATGCTGGAGGCCGTGGGGCACCCGGTGAATCGCCTGGTCAGGACCGCTATCGGGCCGATCAAGCTGGGTGACATCCGGCCGGGGCGCACCCGGCGGCTCAACCCGGCCGAGGTCGCGGCGCTCTTCAAGGCGGTCGAGCAGCACGACTCCGGCCAGCTGGACCGGGACATCGCGCGCAACGACCGGGACTTCGAGATCGACGATGATGTGGAGACTCCCGCCACTCGGTGA
- the cmk gene encoding (d)CMP kinase produces the protein MTVVARCVVAVDGPSGSGKSTVSRRLAAALGAAYLDTGAMYRAITWAVLRSGVDLGDPATIAKVAGEVDLRIGTDPAHPHFSADGEDVDAAIRGPEVTSAVSAVAAVPAVRELLVNRQRDIIAAAGAIVVEGRDIGQVVAPDADLKVYLTASALERARRRSSEHDTDVQATAEALARRDHLDSTRKIDPLQIAPDAVVLDSTELGIDEVVSTMIELLRAKGVVTP, from the coding sequence GTGACCGTGGTGGCTCGGTGTGTGGTGGCTGTTGACGGACCGTCCGGTTCGGGCAAGTCGACCGTGTCGCGCAGGCTCGCCGCCGCGCTCGGCGCCGCCTACCTCGACACGGGCGCGATGTACCGGGCGATCACCTGGGCGGTGCTGCGCTCGGGCGTCGACCTCGGCGATCCGGCCACGATCGCCAAGGTCGCGGGCGAGGTGGATCTGAGGATCGGCACGGACCCGGCGCATCCGCACTTCTCCGCCGACGGCGAGGACGTCGACGCGGCCATCCGCGGCCCCGAGGTCACCTCCGCCGTCTCCGCGGTCGCCGCGGTGCCGGCCGTCCGCGAGCTCCTCGTCAACCGGCAGCGCGACATCATCGCCGCGGCCGGTGCGATCGTGGTGGAGGGCCGCGACATCGGCCAGGTCGTGGCACCCGACGCCGACCTCAAGGTCTACCTGACCGCCTCCGCCCTGGAGCGGGCCCGCCGCCGCTCCAGCGAGCACGACACCGATGTCCAGGCCACGGCCGAGGCGCTGGCCCGCCGGGACCACCTGGACTCCACCCGCAAGATCGACCCCCTGCAGATCGCGCCCGACGCCGTCGTGCTCGACTCGACCGAACTGGGCATCGACGAGGTCGTTTCGACCATGATCGAGCTGCTCCGAGCTAAGGGAGTCGTTACTCCATGA
- the der gene encoding ribosome biogenesis GTPase Der, with protein MNTELSGDWVELADAAEEGVHATASVDVAAPVVAVVGRPNVGKSTLVNRLIGRRQAVVEDKPGVTRDRVAYDAQWSGRRFTVVDTGGWEPDAKDRALAIARQAEVAVNTADVILFVVDTVVGPTDVDEAAVKMLRRSKKPVILIANKCDNQAIEMEAVALWSLGLGQPFPLSALHGRGSGDLLDAILAALPTAPPIVESGPRGPRRVALVGRPNVGKSSLLNRVAGEERSVVDSVAGTTVDPVDSLVELGGEVWQFVDTAGLRKRAGQASGTEYFASLRTAGAIEAAEVSVVLLDASEVISEQDQRLLTMVNEAGRALVLAFNKWDLVDTDRRWYLDKEIDRELKRIPWAIRVNISAATGRSIDRLAPALRTALASWEQRLPTGKLNAWLTALVQATPHPVRGGRAPRVLFATQASTQPPKFVIFTTGPLDPGYVRFIERKLREEFGFEGTPIEFSVRTRRSEKAAGNR; from the coding sequence ATGAACACAGAGTTGTCCGGCGACTGGGTCGAGCTGGCCGACGCCGCCGAAGAGGGCGTGCACGCCACCGCCTCGGTCGATGTCGCCGCTCCCGTGGTCGCCGTCGTCGGCCGTCCCAACGTCGGCAAGTCGACGCTGGTCAACCGCCTGATCGGCCGCCGCCAGGCGGTCGTGGAGGACAAGCCCGGCGTGACCCGGGACCGGGTCGCCTATGACGCGCAGTGGTCCGGCCGCCGCTTCACCGTCGTCGACACCGGCGGCTGGGAGCCCGACGCCAAGGACCGGGCGCTCGCCATCGCCCGGCAGGCCGAGGTCGCCGTCAACACCGCCGACGTGATCCTCTTCGTCGTCGACACCGTGGTCGGACCGACCGATGTGGACGAGGCCGCGGTGAAGATGCTGCGCCGCAGCAAGAAGCCGGTCATCCTGATCGCCAACAAGTGCGACAACCAGGCGATCGAGATGGAAGCCGTGGCGCTGTGGTCGCTCGGCCTCGGCCAGCCCTTCCCGCTCTCGGCGCTGCACGGCCGCGGCTCCGGCGACCTGCTCGACGCGATCCTCGCGGCGCTGCCCACCGCGCCGCCGATCGTCGAGTCCGGCCCGCGCGGCCCGCGCCGGGTGGCGCTCGTCGGCCGACCCAACGTCGGCAAGTCCAGCCTGCTCAACCGGGTCGCCGGTGAGGAGCGCTCGGTCGTCGACTCGGTCGCGGGCACCACGGTCGACCCCGTCGACTCGCTCGTCGAGCTCGGCGGCGAGGTCTGGCAGTTCGTCGACACCGCCGGGCTGCGCAAGCGGGCCGGCCAGGCGAGCGGCACGGAGTATTTCGCCAGCCTGCGGACCGCCGGTGCGATCGAGGCGGCCGAGGTCTCCGTCGTGCTCCTCGACGCCAGCGAGGTCATCAGCGAGCAGGACCAGCGCCTGCTGACGATGGTCAACGAGGCCGGGCGCGCGCTCGTGCTCGCCTTCAACAAGTGGGACCTCGTCGACACCGACCGGCGGTGGTATCTGGACAAGGAGATCGACCGGGAGCTGAAGCGGATTCCGTGGGCGATCCGGGTCAACATCTCCGCCGCGACCGGCCGCTCGATCGACCGGCTCGCGCCCGCGCTGCGGACGGCGCTGGCGAGCTGGGAGCAGCGCCTGCCCACCGGCAAGCTCAACGCCTGGCTCACCGCCCTGGTGCAGGCGACGCCGCACCCGGTGCGCGGTGGACGCGCTCCCCGGGTGCTCTTCGCGACCCAGGCGAGCACGCAGCCGCCGAAGTTCGTCATCTTCACCACCGGCCCGCTCGACCCCGGTTATGTCCGGTTCATCGAGCGCAAGCTGCGGGAGGAGTTCGGCTTCGAGGGCACGCCGATCGAGTTCTCGGTGCGGACGCGCCGCTCGGAGAAGGCCGCCGGCAACCGCTGA
- a CDS encoding YidB family protein produces the protein MQLLQNPQVQQMVQGLLKQMTGGKSPDVSQLLNQLTSSGLGGQAQSWVGTGDNEPITGEQLQEALGTDAVTQVAEKAGIAPEAAANELANVLPGLVDTLSPNGELPNAQSLQDQLTKLFGTPSGPQS, from the coding sequence ATGCAGCTGCTACAGAATCCGCAGGTGCAGCAGATGGTGCAGGGCTTGTTGAAGCAGATGACGGGCGGCAAGTCGCCGGACGTCAGCCAGCTGCTCAACCAGCTCACCAGTAGCGGCCTCGGCGGCCAGGCGCAGTCGTGGGTCGGCACCGGTGACAACGAGCCGATCACCGGCGAGCAGCTGCAGGAGGCGCTCGGCACCGACGCCGTCACCCAGGTGGCGGAGAAGGCCGGCATCGCGCCGGAGGCCGCCGCCAACGAGCTGGCGAACGTCCTGCCAGGCCTCGTCGACACGCTGAGCCCCAACGGCGAGCTGCCCAACGCGCAGTCGCTGCAGGACCAGCTCACGAAGCTCTTCGGCACGCCGAGCGGGCCACAGTCCTAG
- a CDS encoding MbtH family protein, whose protein sequence is MSRFVVVLNDEEQYSLWPADRGLPDGWRVEGFEGGKDECLAHIESVWTDMLPRSLRSAMTGE, encoded by the coding sequence GTGAGCCGGTTCGTCGTCGTCCTCAACGACGAGGAGCAGTACTCCCTCTGGCCCGCCGACCGCGGGCTGCCCGACGGCTGGCGGGTGGAGGGGTTCGAGGGCGGCAAGGACGAGTGCCTCGCACACATCGAGTCGGTCTGGACCGACATGCTCCCGCGCAGCCTGCGGTCGGCGATGACCGGGGAGTAG